One Fundulus heteroclitus isolate FHET01 chromosome 8, MU-UCD_Fhet_4.1, whole genome shotgun sequence genomic window, GAATTCAGGAATAGCATAGTGAAGAGGAAAAGTGTATGGTTTTATTGGGTTAGCCCATCCTTTGGGCCCATTGCACCAGATAAACATCATTCAATGCCTCAGCCTGCCTGACTAGTACTGCTGACATGTCCATTCCTTTCTGACCACAGTGTGTCCATCTCCTAAAGGCTACATCCAGAGAGCACCAAAGCTCAAATCGTCTCAGACTGGCAATGAGTTCAGTGTACACCAATGAACTCCAAGGTCACATGAAATCAATCCCATGAAGCCCCTTTGGAATGTGTTGAAATTAGAGATTTCATTCATGGATGAACAACCAACCAATGTGCACCAACTTGGTGCGGCTGTTGTGTCAACATGGAACAAAatctctgaggaatgtttccGACACCTTGTTGtgggggttcccaaacttttcagtctGCGACCTGTGAAGTAAcaaaaaagggaggggggggggggttgtactTCTTTGTGTGTATATGACGAAGATCAAGTCATAAAGTATTATAATAAAGTAGTAATTTCTATGAAAACTCTCACAACAAAGCACAGTCTTCCCACTGTATTAAAGCAAGGagtgttgagcatcttgtaaagtccTATTTTGGCAtcggttttacaaataaaaattaaaagtcctaaatctttttagcacatcagcatcaaattatgACAGCAGCTAATGACAGTGTGGCTTTACTTGCATAATATTACGAATGTTTAATCCTAATTTCCACAAATCATTTTAAAGCCTTAGTGGATTAAAGACAATACTTTATTGACCGAGGAGGAGTACATTTCCACAAAAAGCTCCACAAAATTCTGAGATTAGCTTCACACATTTGCAAGAAAAAGAACCTGGACTTTGGCGGATGTTCCTGTTGTTAGTGCGGGACAAAAAGCCTCCCTGGATCCTACCAAGAAGTAAGGCGGTTCTGAAGGCAACATTGGATGTAACCCTGTATTAGCAGGGTGTACCTATTAAAGGGTTTGCTGAGTGTTTTGATGTTGATGTTAGCTTGTAACTTGCAACAGCGAGCCTTCGTGGGCCAGTCCGCCTCGCAGAAGAGATAATCTCTTTAATCTCGTGGCACCGGTTAAATGAAGgttaaataaattcaataaaaatgtaacttcCTGACTCCAGTGCCCCTGATTCAGCAGAGCCGATGCACTGAGGTTATCAGCAGTCATCTGACAGCTGGACGGCCGTTATCCCATCATCCATTGGCCGACCTCAGGTCAGCTGTGTGAGCAGCCAGATGAGAGGCCCCAAGCTTGTTTTTCTCCCGGTCTGCATCCGCTCATCGCTccagtttttcccctttctatTTTAACCTCCCCATCTCCTTCTCTACGGCATGCGCGCAGAAAAACAAAGGCGGACACGCAcattcattttcttcttctttttttttttcttttacggCTTCGGCTGATGATCCGCGGGGAGTAGGAAGCAGCCTGCGTGGCCTGATCACAAATCCTTTAACATAAACAAAGTGAAAAGAGAAGAGGCCCCTCTTCAAACGAACTCATCTTTCCACAACTCattagacccccccccctcttaaGATCTACACCAGCAGCCTCCCTTCCTCCTCTTTCCTCTCCTCCCGCGCACTTTTTCTCGTCCTCCACACGAAAGAGGGCCGCGCTCCTTCACAAACCCGACAGGAATGGCTGATCTCCTTGTATGCATGCGGTTACATTGTATTCATGCAACTGAAGCGCTCACCTTCTTGTTTCCCTgtgttgtcgtttttttttctcttcttctcttagGTGTGTCTGAAGCGACGCCAGCGGCCTGGCTCGGGGAAAAACGACCTCAATAAAATGTAGACGCCGAAAACCCGTCAGCAGAAGAGTCTGAAGACCACGCTGACAGGAGGAGGGCGAGCCAGAGGAGGAGCAACGACAGCGGTGCTGAAACGACGTCGGCAGGAGATAAGAAAGCTGACATAAGCGGCGGCCTGTGAAATCGTTGACCTGAACCCTTTTTGTCCTCGGCGTGAAGGGTTTGCCGTTGTCCCCCGGTGAAGGATCTCAACCTCGGCTCTCAGCGTTTAAAAAGTCCGGCGGCCCACACACGTCTCTCGCCCATCCCAGCGTCGCCGCTAGCTTAAGCAGAGACGCTCAGAGCCGCCGTCAGCATGTGCCATGTCATTGTCACCTGCCGCTCCATGCTGTGGACCCTGCTGAGCATCGTGGCCGCCTTCGGCGAGCTCATCGCCTTCATGAGCACCGACTGGCTGGTGGGCTACCCCCGCACGCCCGACGCCGTCTTCGGCTCGCACGGGGCCACCGCCGCCGGCGAGGCCTACAGGCCCACGCTGGGGATCTACGGCCGCTGCATAAAGCTGCCGCACATGCAGCGGGGGATCCTGTGCGGGCCGTACGCCATCCGCTTCCGGGAGATTGCCAGCGGGTTCTGGCAGGCCACCTCCATCTTCCTGGCGGCGGGGATCCTGCTGCTGTGCGCCGTGGCGTTCATCTCCATCTTCACCATGTGCTTCCAGAGCATCATGAAGAAGAGCATCTTCAATGTGTGCGGACTGCTGCAAGGGATCGCAGGTGAGAGCGATTGGtgtgttcgtgtgtgtgtgtgtgtttgccgcAGAGCAATGATCTAAAGCACTTTTAACGGCCTGCTCAGAGCTTTTGGATCTGTCGCTGATTTCCAAAATTGAGTTCGGCATGAGTCTTTCTTCTGATGAAAACAGCCCATAGAAGGAGTGATTACTGTCTCTGATAGCTGCTATTAACTGTAGCTAATGTTTGTCCAGTCCAGTTGATGTTTGCGTCTAACATGATTGGTTTTGGTACAAGATCGGTCCAAagtacacactgcaaaaactgatctaaaaataagtaaaatgttcttaaagttagggtatttatccttgatttgagcaggtaaataagtttgtctgccaatggaatgagtattttgaccccttaaaataagataattagacatcctgcacttgaaataagatgattgacatgaattgttcctattttaagtgcaaaattcttattccattggcaaatcatcttatttacctgctcaaatcaaggacaaatacacaaattttaagaacattttacttatttctagttccgtttttgcagtgcaggatcCTTGTATTTATAGTTGCTGAATTCCCGGTCTCACGTCTGTTACTGTCTATATGCTTTTCTTCTTGGGTTGTATTTAGGTTGTACCCCGTATtcagctccagccatcttccCAATAACTTTAAGGAAAtcaccccacagcatgatgctgcccacACCATGCATCACCATGGCTTCCTTTCTACTTGCAGGCCAAAACGTTCAgttctggtctcatctgacaaGAGCACCTTCTTCCGAACGTTTGCTGCGTCCCCTACACGGCCTGGGCGTGCTGCAAGCATGGCTTCTTGTATCTTTCTTTCTCCGTGGGGGTTCTTCTTGACATTTTTCTATTACCACACCTCCAATAAAGGACACAAAGCCGGCTTTTATCGAAGTGTAGTTGAGCTGcggctctctgctgctctgatcCACGCGCTTCTTGCTCGGATTGTTTGTTGTTGTCATGAAGATCAAACGAACCTGATCAGAATTAAGCATCTTGGATAAGGACACTCTAGCGGATGGTTTTTAAACCCAACTAGCACAGAGATGGATATTGTTACTTTGCTGTGGAGCTGACttctcagattatttttttttagggtgttagaaaataaaaatacattgaagttggagattctaacatgacaaaatgtgaaaaacctaGTAATGTAGTAATTACTACATTACCAACGCAACCTGAAGGGGTGGAAGACTTTCTCGAAGCAACATACTGCACCATCAGTCCCCACCTCTCGGCATGCTAGCGGAGCCCCATCAGCACTGATCACCGGGAGaatacgcttttttttttttttttttttgctcaaaatgtctTCAGCGTACATCTTAGCCAGCATCGACCAAGAACTCAGGCCGCACAGTTCTAaaggcttcttttttctttttttctttttttttgcacccaTTTGTGCTCAGATATAAATAGAGCTACCTCAGTTTATCCCAGCACTATTGTTTCGGTCCATTCCTGTGGCTTCCAGCGTTCATCAAGGTAAATGAGAAGCTCTGCTCAAAGCCCAACGCTTCATTACTGGCACCACGACTCCCACTGTTGGAATTATGTGTTTTTGCTCCAGTGGAGCCTCCGGGGAGCGTCGTCCCCGAGCAGAAGATGAAAAAGACGAGGTGGAAAAGACGTTCTGTCGCCGCCTGGAGCGACTGCCGCCCAAATATTTAGCCAGTCAGCTGGAGCCCTTTCAGAGAGGACGCACGCATGCGTATCTGTGTTTATACGTGAGGTGGCGTACGTTCTGTGTCTTGAGGGCAGGTCCCGGGCCGCTTTGACGCAACGGGGTGAATTATGGAGGGGAGGAGGCCTTGAGGTCATGCTTAAGGAGCGTTGTGTCTCTTCGCAGACTGTCGCTCCCAAAGCCCCGGTGATTATGGCCGTCCTCCCCCGCTGTTGTTTATCTGGTGCAGGGCCAAACAGAAAAGCTGGGCGGGTGCTGAAGGACATGCTAAACTGCTGTAAACCCGGCCCTCAGAAGCCACCGAGACCCATTCGACCGGTCGAAGACAAATAGCTGCTTTTACAAGAGAGCCTAAAATAGCTTTATGTAAAGTGGGGTTTCTTTTTGGATCTGCAGTGCCTTGCTAAATTAATCCTACCCGGTAAAGTTTTTCACAACTTATCACATCACAGACGCGGACTacgatgtattttttttagcatttcctCAAATTGTCAATGGAGATTGGGACTGGACTGTGAGCCATACAAACAGAGGAATATGCTTTGACCTACACCACTCCACTGTGGTCCAGGTTTCACTTTTAAGATGAAGGTTTCCGTTAGTCGTGTGTAAACAGGggaatttttttcttcttccagggAATCGCTTGCTCATGTGCGCAGAATGACAATGAAATCTGTAGAAATTAATTTACACAGGTgcccacattttttttcctgggtttTTACTAGTGGCACATTTTTCTCATAGTAGGCTGATAGGAAACGGGGTAAAGGACCTCATGCCAGAATCAAACCCAGGTCAGTCGCATCAGGGCTAAGGCCTCCGTATGGGTCACTACCCCTGCACCATTGGAACACACCAAAtgtctacaaataaaaaaaaaactacagaaaaagaaagaaatggtgGATAGTGGAGTACTATTTTGGCTGCGGACTCTGAATATAACCACGGCCAGGCATGGACATTGAAAGTCACCTTGACCTGTTAAATCTACCAGGGCTAGGCCACTTTCTAGTGTATAGTTTCTAGTGTAATAACGAGCAAAAtagatctaaaaaaataaaacacctttcttgtcatttaatacaatttctgtgaaaaaaaagtaaaactgctaaaacctgttGTTGTTATATCCATATTGGAAAGAATTGAtgattatttaacatttttaactaAAGTTATCTTATTGCCATCATGGATAGTCCAAAGAACCACTTGTGGCTCCGAAAGTTGCAGGTTGCAGATCCCCCGAGTTAAGCCGTTGAAACTTGGACATAATTGGGTGTTCCAGCAGGAAAATAATCCCAACAACgcataaaagctgtttttggatCAGATAAATGATGCTAACATTAGGCTTATTGAATGGCAACAACCTCAAACCTATTTAAGATGTATGGATTGTCAATAAAAGCTGAGTCCATAATGATCCCCACCAGCTCTGACAATAGGTGAGGGCAGATGTAT contains:
- the lhfpl2a gene encoding LHFPL tetraspan subfamily member 2a protein, which translates into the protein MCHVIVTCRSMLWTLLSIVAAFGELIAFMSTDWLVGYPRTPDAVFGSHGATAAGEAYRPTLGIYGRCIKLPHMQRGILCGPYAIRFREIASGFWQATSIFLAAGILLLCAVAFISIFTMCFQSIMKKSIFNVCGLLQGIAGLFLILGLMLYPAGWGSDKVQLYCGPDATPYRAGLCSMGWAFYTAMGGTVLTFICAVFSAQAEIATSSDKVQEEIEEGKSLICLL